The DNA window CCGCCGCGCTCCCGCCGCTCGCGCCCGTGGCGGTGATGCGGTACGTGCCCGTCTTCGGCGCCGTCCACGTCTGAGGTGACGGCGGCCCGTTGGGCCCCGTGTACTCCACGGCATTCACGGTGTTGGTGAAGGCGTGGGGCCGCTCGAAGATGGCGAAGGGCGAGAAGCCCGTGGTGACGCCGCAGACCATGAGGACGCTGACGGGCGGGTCCACGGTGTAGTCGATGCCGCAGCTCGCCTCGCTGGCGCAGCCACACGCCGCCAGGTCCGCGCTGCAGTCGATGGCGGACTCCGCCATGCCCGGAGGCGGAGGCAGCTCCTCCCACTGCCCCGAGGGTGGCGCGTCCTTGTCGAAGTGATACAGGCGCAGGAACTGGGACAAGCCATTGCCCGCCCGGAACTTCCGGCGGACGCACACCGTGGCCTCGGTGAACTGCGCGGTGGTGTTGATGTCATAGAAGAGCGGGCTGCAGTCGATTCCTTCCGCGCTGGCCCCATCCGCGCAGAACGACTTCAGGCCCTGGGGCGCCTCGGGGCCCAGCGGCGATTCGACGACCGAGGTGACACCCGGGCTCGTCACCGAGGGGAACGTCACGTTCACCTGGAGGTCCTGGGTGTTGGCGGGCGTGATGGTCACATTCGAGCCGACCGGCGTCAGCGCAGGCTCCGTGAGGGTGATGTACTGGTTGGCGAACTGCGTGGTGCTCCCATTGACGAGGGCGTTCGCGTTCAGCTGGTAGGTGCCGGGCTCCGCGATGACCGTCAGCTCGGCGATGCTCTTGCTGACGCTGGAGCCATAAGAGGTGGCTTCGAAGTCCGTCTGGTCCGACCCTCCCGAGGACTGGGTCCGGGTCAGCGTCGCGGACGGAGTGCTGAGGAGGATCTCCGGGGCCGCGGGAGTGGCCTCGCGCACGTCGAAGTAGAGGGTCGTCTTGACGAGCTGCAACAGCTCGGTGCCGAAGCTCACGGTCGTGTCCGCGGGAACCGAGAGCTGCGAGCCATTGAGTCCGCGATACATGCGATACACCTTGGCATCGAGATAGCTCGCGGGACTGGTCAGGGACGGAGCGCTGGAGTCGGCACCAAAAGACAGGGAGATGCTCTTCTTCTTCCAGGAGCCGTACGGGAGCGTGAAGTCGAAGCGTCCATTCGACATCTCGCTGTTCGCGGCCTTGGCGAGGTGGCTCACTTGCGTCTCATTGCGATCAAGCCACATCTGGCCCCGGACGATATCCGCGTTCGAGAGGAACCCCGTCACGAGCACCGGAGCCTGCGCGGTCCCGAGTGGCTCGACGAAGTGGTGCGACGTCGTGGCCCCAGTGGCGATGGTGACACGGTACGCCTTCGTCTCCGAGTAGTGATTGCCTGGCTGGAAGTACGTGCGCAGAAAGACATCATATTGGCCCGGGGGAAGCTGGAAGCTGTAGGCGGACCTGGCCGCGACCTCCACCGTGCCACGGCTGCTCTCGGTGTCCGTGCCGATGGCGCCCTGGAAGACGAGCTGGTGGGAGCGGATGGCGGCGGTCGGGGGCATGGTGACGGTCCCCGCGAGGGTGCCCTGGGCCGTGAGGTCGAACGACCAGCTGACGCTCGGCTGGCCTTGGAGCATGTTGACGAGCTGCTGGGAGAGCGGGCGCTGCACCAGGGTCCCCGCGGTGGTGCGCAGGTAGACCGTCCCCGAGACGAGGACGTTCGCCGAGGGAATGGCGGGAACCCAGCCCGAGAGGGTCGACGGCTGCGATGTATTGGGATACCCGGTCGTCTCCCCGTTGGCGTCCTCGGTCGAGGTGTACGTGTACGAATAGAGGTTGTACTGGCTGATGGTTCCCCCCACCACGTTGATGGTCGCGTTGAGCTGGGTGGCGGACGGGTAGTTGAAGTTCACCGTGGTGGGGCCCACCTGATTGTCGACCAGGGTGTGCGCGGACCGCTTGATCTTGAGCGACGCCAGCGCGCTGGGCCCGCCGTTGATATCAGCCTCGACCGTGGCGCGATAGGAATGGCCACTCTCCACGGTCAAAGAATACGGGCTCGTCGTGAACTGCTTGGAGGCTTTGAGACCGGTCGTGGAGGTGGCCTCCACGGAGTACTTGCTGAGGGTGAGCGAGCCAAAGCTGACCTGGCCCTTCATCTCCCCTGGGTTGAGAATCACCACGTCGGCGACGGCCAGCCCCGACAGTGACACCGCGACAAGGCATGACAACATCTTCCAGCGCTGCATCGGCATTTGAGAGTGACCCCCTCTGTTGATACGGCGTATCGAGCCCATCCGGTGGTGTTCACCGGTGGCGGCTCGCATGTGTCGACACGAATTCGGGCACGATGCCCGACCGCGACTATCCACCCCCGGTATGACATCCGGAGGGAGACCGCCGCGGTGGGTGTCCGCGACCCTGGCCCGCGAGTCCCTGGAGAAGGGAATCAGCGTTTCGGGTCCACACGACTGCGACAGGGAGTGAGGGCTGACATTCGAAGAAAAAAATCACGGGCACGGCGGGGATGTCTCAAGTCCTCAAAGAGGAGGGGGTCTCAGCGGTCCCACCGTGCCCAGGTGACGTGTCTCCAACAACTCAAGACATCTTCAAGCGGTTGTCCCTGGAGACAACCGGCTCAAGGGAGTCTGAAGACACGCAGGTTCTCTTCTCCCTTGCGCACGTAGACCAGGGCGTCGTGGGTCGCGAGGTAGAAGAAGCGGTTCTTGACGAGCTCGTGCCAGCCGCCGAAGGCACCCGCCTCGTACTCGGGGGCCTCGCGCAGGGTGAGCGCGACCGGGTCCACCACATAGGTCCGGTACTCGAAGGTCCCATCGCCATCGCGGTCATACTGGAACGCGGCGATGTAGCGGTCGAGCGGGGGCACGTAGGCGAACACCTGGCCCTCGAAGGGTTTTGTGTCGCAGCGTGCGCGCACCAGGTCGCTCTGCAGCCGCAGCTCGCCCCACTTCGTCGTGTCCAGGTCGTAGGTGATGAGCCGGGGGAAGTGCACGTGGGCCTCCTCGTGCCCCGGGGCCGGGAAGCTCACCAGGGTGCGGCCGACTCGGGCCATCTGGGCGAAGGCCCAGGAAGGCGGCGTCACGACCTCCCACTTCCAGGACGCGTCCGTGGTGCCGAAGGACCACCAGCGCGAGTAGTTGTAGTTCTCCGTGGGGCCGAACAGGTATCGCCCCGCCTTCTCGTCCCAGAACGTCCAGCCGGCCGCGCCTCCGTAGCCCGTTTCCCCGGTGTAGGTGGCCCCGGGGGTGTTGAAGGGGGTGTGTCGCTTCCAGGAGTGAGTCTTCAGGCTGTAGCGCCACATGCGCCGCACGCCGAAGGCCACCTCGTCGAGGTCCGGGTTGTAGACGAGCCCGTTGTACGTGTGGCGGGCCACGGGGTTGCCTGTCGATGCGGCGGGCCGGGCCGGGTCGAAGAACTCGTCGGAGTACACGTCGCTGGTGGGGTGGGCCTTGGCGTACTCGGCGGCGGGGGGATAGGAGCTATAGGTGTTGCCCCAGGTGACGCCCGCCCAGTGGGTGGAGTTGTCGGGGAGCTGTTCGATGCTCCAGCGCATCTGCGCCATGTCGAAGCGGTAGAGGCCATTGTTGGAGCTGTCGGCATGGCCGCCGCCGAAGGCCCACCACCGGGCGCGGGGCGCATCGAGCGCCACACCTGAGTAGGCGTTGAGGACTCCGGCGATTCCTTGCGAGCCGAGGTCCCGGAAGCCCGGCAGCGCCGCCTTGACCTCCGCGTCGAGCGAGGTGAGCGGTGTCCCCGCGACTTCAATCCACCGCCCCTTGGGGACGGTCGCCCAGGAGGCCTCGTTCACGAGTCCCGTCGAGTCACGCCCGGGCGTCCACACATTCCCCACGACGGTGCCGGTTTGGGGGCCCTGGCCCCAGGTGAAGGGAGGCAGCGGGCGGGTGCCGCCATCCGGTGATGCGGTTCCTCCATCGGGTGTCGCGGTCCCGCCGTCGGGCGTCACAGTCCCGCCATCGGGGGCCGGCTCTCCGGCGTCCGGCGTGTTGTCTTCATCCGCGGAGGGCCCCGATGAGGCGCAGCCCAGGAGCGTGCTCGCGGTGGCGAGTGACAGGAAGAGATTCCAAGGTGACAGACTTCGGCCCAGCCTGACTGTGGTCATTCGCAACTCCTCATCATCGCCATCGCGGCGCCAAGGACTCGCGGTCGAGGCAAGCGACATGCCACGGTGCGGCAAGAGAGGGTGGCCTGGAGACAGGGCTCCGCTGACAGGTTTCACGAGCGATTCAGGGGGGCTCGCCCCCCATTCTGTGGCCCACCTGCCCCACAGCCGCTCGATGTGAAACTCGCACCGTGAGTGATATGTTGTCGAGGCTGTCTAGTCCAACAAGGTCACGGGAGGCATGAATGCAGGCTGGAAGATTCATGGGTGGTGCGCTGCTCGCGGCGGGGCTGATGTTCACGGGCTGCGGTGGTGCGCCGGCCGACGACGTGGCGGAGCAGGACATGGCTTCACGCGAGGACGCCGAGCGCAACTGCGGCGCCGAGAGCTATGAGTTCGAGTATTACAGCGACGCGACGTACACGAAGCTGGTGGGCACCCGGGGCTGCGACTGTGGCATCTGGGCCCGCTGGGGTGTCACGACGTCGTTCGTCCGCTCCTTCTCCTACACCTGTGCCGCGGCACCCTGAGCGCGCCGGGTCGTGAATGAAGACGGCCCGCCCGGGCATGCTCCGGGGCGGGCCGTCGTGCTTCAGGGGGCCCTTGGGTCACTGCTTGACGATGCGGACTCCGTACCAGGCGCAGTCGACCTGGGCACGACCGAAGAAGCTTCCAGCCTTCATGTCGTATTTGTAGGTGTTCTGACCCAGCGCGATGTTCCAGTCGAAGGTCCAGCTGTTCTTGTGGCTATAGCCGAGGTGCTTCTCGACATGGCCCAGGGTGATTCGGAAGCGGTTCTGTTCCTTCAGCGAGTTGACCTTCTTGGTGTAGTTCTTGTACCGCTCGACATAATTTGAGTCGATCGACGCGAGGAAGGAGTTCTCGATGCCCGTCCAGGCGTTGTTGAGCTGGCCTCCAACGACCTGGTTGAGCTGGCTGTTGACGAACGCGTTGATCTGCGACTGGTTGAGAGAGTAGCCGAGGGCGTTGACGTTGACATTGATGTCCATGACATCGAACAGGTAGTTACCCAGCTTGAACTTGATGATCTTCGTGAAGTTCGGCCTTTGGAGCGTGTTGAAGTTCTGTGGGGTGGTGAAGATGTAGTTGGTGTGCAGGTCCATGTTGTCCGTGCCGATGACAATCCTGTCGGCATAGGACGGTCCCCAGTACTTCACGAAGAGGGCCTTCTTGCGGCGTTGGAGCTTTCCCTTGATGGAGATGGAGCGGAAGAGCCAAGCGTTGATCTTCTTCGTCTTGAAAATGAAGCGGCGGTTCCCGAACTGCTTGTCGGCGGATTTGTTGAACCCGCTGCCCACGGTATGCAGGTCGTAGCTGGGGAGCGGCGGGTTGCACAGCCCGCCGCCGGGGGCGGGTGGGGTGACGGGAGGAAGCGAGGGTTGGGTGACAGCCACGCACTCAAACTCGTCATGCCCGTCGAAGTCGTCGACGATAGGACTGCACTGGGCGTTGACCCAGGCGTTGTTGGGCTTGGACGAAACGGAGATCTGCCGGATGGTGGTGGTGGTGGGCCAGAACTTTTGACAGTAGGCGAGACCACCAATGTTGCAGCCAGAGGTGCAGTCCGGGTCCGGGGTCCAGGCGCCGCCAGGCGTCTGACGGCTGTTGACCTTGCCGCAGTAGCGGGAGAATCGTCCCAGCACTGTTTCGGTGGCGTCGGGCGTGGTGTCGCTGCCCGCCATCTTCTCCTGATGCAGATCGATTCGCGTCACCCCGGGCGCGACCTGGTACTGGTCCTCCCCCAGGGCCGTTTCCCCTGGAGCGGATGTGAAGTGGGGGTCGAAGTTGATGCTGGCCTGGTTGGCCGTGTGCCACGTCTTGAACCAGCTCAGCTTGTCGAGGTCTACCTTGAACAGGCCAATGTCCGTGAACTGGTAGAGCTTGCCGCCCGCGAGGACTTGGAGGTCGGGATTGACGAGATGCTGAAGGGCCTCGTCCGTGACGATGTGGGCCTTCAAGTCGCGGAGATACTCGGCCTGGTCGACTTCATAGGTCGTTTCGTTGACGGGGAACTGGCTCAGGTAGCCCTTGAGGTGGCCGAAGCCGTTGGGCAGAGAGGCCACCGCTGCGGGGTTGCTGGCGATGGCGTGGTAGAGCGAGTTGAAGTCTTCTTCCGTGGGGAACTGAAGGACTCCGCTCGGGAAGTCCACCGTGGTCGTCAGCGTGGGCGCCACACAGTCCACCGCGCACGTCGCGGGTGATTCGCCGTTGTTGCAGGCGCCGTCACCGCAAGCGCTCGCGCTACCGCAGTCGTTCGGGCACAAGAGGTGGTTTTCATTGGTGCCG is part of the Myxococcus landrumus genome and encodes:
- a CDS encoding endo-1,C4-beta-glucanase codes for the protein MPMQRWKMLSCLVAVSLSGLAVADVVILNPGEMKGQVSFGSLTLSKYSVEATSTTGLKASKQFTTSPYSLTVESGHSYRATVEADINGGPSALASLKIKRSAHTLVDNQVGPTTVNFNYPSATQLNATINVVGGTISQYNLYSYTYTSTEDANGETTGYPNTSQPSTLSGWVPAIPSANVLVSGTVYLRTTAGTLVQRPLSQQLVNMLQGQPSVSWSFDLTAQGTLAGTVTMPPTAAIRSHQLVFQGAIGTDTESSRGTVEVAARSAYSFQLPPGQYDVFLRTYFQPGNHYSETKAYRVTIATGATTSHHFVEPLGTAQAPVLVTGFLSNADIVRGQMWLDRNETQVSHLAKAANSEMSNGRFDFTLPYGSWKKKSISLSFGADSSAPSLTSPASYLDAKVYRMYRGLNGSQLSVPADTTVSFGTELLQLVKTTLYFDVREATPAAPEILLSTPSATLTRTQSSGGSDQTDFEATSYGSSVSKSIAELTVIAEPGTYQLNANALVNGSTTQFANQYITLTEPALTPVGSNVTITPANTQDLQVNVTFPSVTSPGVTSVVESPLGPEAPQGLKSFCADGASAEGIDCSPLFYDINTTAQFTEATVCVRRKFRAGNGLSQFLRLYHFDKDAPPSGQWEELPPPPGMAESAIDCSADLAACGCASEASCGIDYTVDPPVSVLMVCGVTTGFSPFAIFERPHAFTNTVNAVEYTGPNGPPSPQTWTAPKTGTYRITATGASGGSAAAGLAGGCGAKVEGVFTLQKNDVLELRVGQKGTATTYSAGGGGASFVTLNGSALLIAGGGGGLRAGALVPGRNASTSTAGTAGSTSASYASGFIAGGANGQGGARATSYGAGGGGWFSPGAADGNYGEGGFSLSSGGQGGAGKTCGGLAHGGYGGGGAGNGCYGGGGGGGYSGGGGGRVGGGGGSLNTGAQQASTEAACTTNGHGIITVTAARNPSQP